In Erigeron canadensis isolate Cc75 chromosome 1, C_canadensis_v1, whole genome shotgun sequence, a single window of DNA contains:
- the LOC122601476 gene encoding protein NUCLEAR FUSION DEFECTIVE 4-like encodes MGILKVISPTSAAGKWMGFVTAVWVQAISGNNYTFSNYSDALKSLMALTQLQLNNLSVAKDVGKAFGLLAGLSSDRISPSALLLIGSIEGFIGYGVQWLVVSQRIQPLPYWQMCIFLCMGGNSTTWMNTAILVTCIRNFRKNRGPVSGILKGYVGLSTAIFTDICTALFNNDPARFLLMLSVVPAVICFFAIIFLRETPPATTTAEEKSESRYFAIFNVLAVIIAVYLLIFDITGDHGHMLSQAFCIVLLILLATPIAVPVYLAIQNFIRSEHVKTLDVEATTTEPLLVRNEPETTEEKEVIPVLEKVFPVIGEEHTVFEAFKTLDFWILFVSFLCGVGTGLAVQNNMGQMGLALGYVDVSIFVSLTSIWGFFGRIGSGSVSEYFIKKAGTPRPLWNAAAQILMAVGYILMAIAMPGSLYIGSIVVGICYGVRLAITVPTASELFGLKYYGLIYNILILNLPLGSFLFSGLLAGFLYDAEATATAGGGNTCVGAHCYRNVFIVMTATCVVGFALDVWLAIRTKALYSRIYTNRKLKKSMAASNGQ; translated from the exons atgGGTATCTTGAAAGTAATATCACCAACGTCAGCTGCCGGAAAATGGATGGGGTTTGTGACTGCTGTTTGGGTCCAAGCCATTTCCGGAAACAACTACACATTTTCAAACTATTCAGATGCACTAAAGTCTTTAATGGCATTAACTCAGCTTCAGTTGAATAATCTTTCTGTGGCTAAAGATGTGGGTAAAGCATTTGGGCTACTTGCTGGGCTTTCTTCTGATAGAATTTCGCCTTCTGCTTTACTACTCATTGGTTCCATCGAAGGGTTTATTGGTTATGGTGTTCAATGGCTTGTTGTTAGCCAAAGAATCCAACCTCTTCCTTATTGGCAg ATGTGCATATTTCTATGTATGGGAGGAAACAGCACAACATGGATGAACACTGCAATCTTAGTAACTTGCATTCGTAACTTCCGTAAAAACAGAGGTCCGGTTTCCGGCATTCTAAAAGGATATGTCGGATTAAGTACTGCCATTTTCACTGATATCTGTACAGCTCTATTCAACAACGATCCGGCACGTTTCTTACTCATGCTATCAGTTGTTCCTGCTGTAATCTGTTTTTTTGCCATCATTTTTCTCCGCGAAACACCCCCTGCAACGACAACTGCAGAAGAAAAATCAGAATCCCGGTACTTTGCTATATTTAACGTCCTAGCAGTCATCATTGCGGTTTACCTTCTCATTTTCGATATAACTGGAGACCACGGGCATATGCTATCACAGGCattttgtatagttttgttGATCCTACTAGCTACTCCTATAGCAGTTCCAGTGTACCTTGCGATTCAGAATTTTATTCGTTCAGAACACGTTAAGACCCTAGACGTTGAAGCTACCACAACTGAACCATTGCTTGTACGTAACGAACCAGAGACGACCGAGGAAAAGGAAGTGATCCCAGTGCTGGAAAAGGTGTTTCCAGTTATAGGAGAAGAACACACGGTGTTTGAGGCATTCAAGACGTTGGACTTTTGGATTTTGTTTGTATCGTTTTTGTGTGGTGTTGGTACCGGCCTCGCGGTTCAAAATAatatgggtcaaatgggtcttGCTCTTGGGTATGTTGACGTGTCAATATTCGTTTCCTTAACGAGTATATGGGGATTCTTTGGTCGAATTGGATCTGGGTCGGTTTCAGAGTATTTCATCAA GAAAGCTGGAACTCCAAGACCTCTATGGAATGCAGCGGCTCAGATTCTAATGGCTGTAGGTTATATTCTGATGGCCATAGCTATGCCTGGCTCACTCTACATCGGTTCAATAGTCGTTGGAATCTGCTATGGGGTCCGGCTCGCTATCACAGTCCCCACGGCCTCTGAACTCTTTGGACTCAAATATTATGGCCTTATCTATAATATCCTAATCCTCAACCTTCCACTTGGTTCCTTCCTCTTCTCTGGTCTGCTTGCGGGTTTCTTGTATGATGCAGAGGCCACAGCCACAGCTGGTGGAGGCAATACTTGCGTTGGCGCCCATTGTTATCGCAATGTTTTTATTGTAATGACTGCTACATGTGTGGTCGGATTTGCTTTGGATGTTTGGTTGGCTATTAGGACCAAAGCTTTGTATTCCAGGATTTATACAAACAGaaagttaaagaaatcaatGGCTGCATCTAACGGCCAATGA